One window of Triticum dicoccoides isolate Atlit2015 ecotype Zavitan chromosome 5A, WEW_v2.0, whole genome shotgun sequence genomic DNA carries:
- the LOC119298789 gene encoding uncharacterized protein LOC119298789 codes for MGKKGLVVVTSILAVLTVVFGVISAVLLALKHHQDDHGEFSTYRRSPAMPCGVVAAILASMTQILASVAICCCGAWRMTKGAKRIAAVVFFITSWVLAIIAVLLFLAGAMLGFEGSAKKTVGNARIVGGVAIFVTATFLFLVVAALDVASYRLVRKKGHYQAYVGSNPPFVPSKDAPYGSAPPPPNQV; via the exons ATGGGGAAGAAAGGTCTGGTGGTGGTGACCAGCATCCTCGCCGTGCTGACGGTCGTGTTTGGAGTCATCAGCGCGGTTCTCTTGGCGCTG AAACATCATCAAGATGACCATGGCGAGTTCTCTACGTACCGGCGATCGCCGGCGATGCCATGCGGTGTGGTGGCAGCCATCTTGGCGTCGATGACGCAGATTCTTGCCAGCGTGGCCATCTGCTGCTGTGGGGCGTGGCGGATGACTAAGGGGGCCAAGCGCATCGCcgcggtggtcttcttcatcacctCATG GGTCCTCGCGATCATAGCAGTGCTACTATTTCTGGCAGGCGCCATGTTAGGATTTGAAGGCTCTGCAAAGAAAACTGTTGGCAATGCTAGGATTGTCGGAGGTGTCGCAATTTTTGTGACCGCGACGTTTTTGTTTCTTGTAGTCGCTGCCCTTGATGTTGCCTCATACCGCCTAGTTCGGAAGAAGGGCCACTACCAAGCATATGTTGGAAGTAATCCTCCTTTTGTGCCATCTAAAGATGCTCCCTACGGTTCTGCTCCTCCACCGCCAAATCAAGTCTAA
- the LOC119298790 gene encoding uncharacterized protein LOC119298790, with translation MGKKGIMVVTSILAVMTIVFGVISAILLALKHHQDDRGEFSTYRRSPAMTCGVVAAVLASMTQILASVAICCCGAWRRTKGAKRIAAVVFFIISWVLAVIAVLLFLAGAMLGFEGSAKKTVGNARIVGGVGIFVIATFLFLVVASLEVASYRLVRKKDHY, from the exons ATGGGGAAGAAAGGTATCATGGTGGTGACCAGCATCCTCGCTGTGATGACGATCGTGTTTGGAGTCATCAGCGCGATTCTCTTGGCGCTG AAACATCATCAAGATGACCGTGGTGAGTTCTCTACGTACCGTCGATCGCCGGCGATGACATGCGGCGTGGTAGCGGCCGTGTTGGCGTCAATGACGCAAATTCTTGCCAGCGTGGCCATCTGCTGCTGTGGGGCGTGGAGGAGAACTAAGGGGGCCAAGCGCATCGCcgcggtggtcttcttcatcatctcatg GGTCCTTGCGGTCATAGCAGTGCTACTATTTCTGGCAGGCGCCATGTTAGGGTTTGAAGGCTCTGCAAAGAAAACTGTTGGGAATGCTAGGATTGTCGGAGGTGTCGGAATTTTCGTGATCGCGACGTTTTTGTTTCTTGTAGTTGCTTCCCTTGAGGTTGCCTCATACCGCCTAGTTCGGAAGAAGGACCACTACTAA